A genomic window from Cryobacterium sp. SO2 includes:
- a CDS encoding phosphoketolase family protein yields MADLSDTTAFTWPSRLPHALSAEALASVDAWWRAANYLSVGQIYLLDNPLLREPLTKEHIKPRLLGHWGTTPGLNFLYAHLNRVIREREISTLYITGPGHGGPGMVANAYLDGTYSEIYSGIDQTAEGVKGLFRQFSFPGGIPSHASPETPGSIHEGGELGYALSHAYGAAFDNPDLLVAAVVGDGEAETGPLATSWHSNKFVDPLQDGVVLPILHLNGYKIANPTILARIPEHELLDLMRGYGHNPHIVSGGFDGEDPLAVHQRMAQTLDEVLNEIAAIKRAALAGDTNRPRWPMIILRTPKGWTCPPVIDGVQVENSWRSHQVPLVNARDTQSHTDVLESWLKSYRPEELFDEAGAPAANISALAPHGDLRMSANPVANGGLLRRDLKLPNFREYAVDVPSPGATVDEATKVLGTWLADVIRDNPDNFRIFGPDETASNRLAPAVYAATDKQWNAEYLPEDTNLARAGRVMEMLSEHQCQGWLEGYLLTGRHGLFNCYEAFIHIIDSMFNQHAKWLKVTREIPWRRSISSLNYLLSSHVWRQDHNGFSHQDPGFIDHVVNKSADVVRVYLPFDANTLLSIYDHCLRSVDYVNVVVAGKQPAPNWLTMDQAVAHCERGLGIFEWAGTEVPGTEPDVVLAAAGEVPTLEVLAAAAILRDAMPDLSVRVVNVVDLMRLQSEDDHPHGLSDREFDAYFTADKPIVFAYHGYPWLIHRLTYKRHGHGNLHARGYKENGTTTTPFDMVMLNDLDRYHLVMDVIDRVPGLGARAGLLRQQMQDARLRARQYTRDHGEDIPEVTDWVWAGNDAAAAAARTLDTTGGDNV; encoded by the coding sequence ATGGCTGACTTGTCCGACACCACCGCATTCACCTGGCCCAGCCGCCTCCCGCACGCCCTGAGCGCTGAAGCTCTGGCGAGCGTGGACGCCTGGTGGCGGGCCGCGAACTACCTCTCCGTCGGGCAGATCTACCTGCTCGACAACCCGTTGCTGCGCGAGCCGCTCACGAAAGAGCACATCAAGCCGCGCCTGCTCGGCCACTGGGGCACCACCCCGGGCCTCAACTTCCTCTACGCGCACCTCAACCGGGTCATCCGCGAGCGCGAGATCAGCACCCTCTACATCACCGGCCCCGGCCACGGCGGGCCCGGCATGGTCGCCAACGCCTACCTCGACGGCACCTACTCCGAGATCTATTCCGGCATCGACCAGACCGCAGAGGGCGTCAAGGGACTGTTCCGCCAGTTCTCCTTCCCCGGCGGCATCCCCAGCCACGCCTCGCCGGAAACCCCCGGTTCAATCCACGAGGGCGGCGAGCTCGGCTACGCGCTCAGCCACGCCTACGGCGCCGCGTTCGACAACCCCGACCTGCTCGTGGCCGCCGTCGTCGGTGACGGCGAGGCCGAGACCGGCCCGCTGGCCACCAGCTGGCACTCCAACAAATTCGTCGACCCGCTGCAGGATGGCGTCGTGCTGCCGATCCTGCACCTCAACGGGTACAAGATCGCCAACCCCACCATCCTCGCCCGCATCCCAGAGCACGAGCTGCTCGACCTCATGCGCGGCTACGGCCACAACCCGCACATCGTCTCCGGCGGCTTCGACGGTGAGGACCCCCTCGCCGTGCACCAGCGCATGGCACAGACCCTGGACGAGGTGCTCAACGAGATCGCCGCGATCAAGCGCGCCGCCCTGGCCGGCGACACCAACCGGCCGCGCTGGCCGATGATCATCCTGCGCACCCCCAAGGGCTGGACCTGCCCGCCCGTCATCGACGGCGTGCAGGTGGAGAACTCCTGGCGCTCGCACCAGGTGCCGCTCGTCAACGCCCGCGACACCCAGTCGCACACCGACGTGCTCGAATCCTGGCTCAAGTCCTACCGGCCCGAGGAGCTCTTCGACGAGGCCGGCGCCCCCGCCGCCAACATCAGCGCCCTCGCCCCGCACGGCGACCTGCGCATGAGCGCCAACCCGGTCGCCAACGGCGGGCTGCTGCGCCGCGACCTCAAACTGCCCAACTTCCGCGAGTACGCGGTGGATGTGCCGTCCCCCGGCGCCACCGTCGACGAGGCCACCAAGGTGCTCGGCACCTGGCTGGCCGACGTGATCCGCGACAACCCCGACAACTTCCGCATCTTCGGGCCCGACGAGACCGCATCCAACCGGCTCGCGCCGGCCGTCTACGCCGCCACCGACAAGCAGTGGAACGCCGAATACCTGCCCGAGGACACCAACCTGGCCCGCGCCGGGCGAGTGATGGAGATGCTCAGCGAGCACCAGTGCCAGGGCTGGCTCGAGGGCTACCTGCTCACCGGCCGGCACGGCCTGTTCAACTGCTACGAAGCGTTCATCCACATCATCGACTCGATGTTCAACCAGCACGCCAAGTGGCTCAAGGTCACCCGCGAGATCCCGTGGCGCCGCTCCATCTCGAGCCTGAACTACCTGCTCTCCTCCCACGTCTGGCGCCAGGACCACAACGGCTTCAGCCACCAGGACCCGGGCTTCATCGACCACGTCGTGAACAAGAGCGCCGACGTCGTGCGGGTGTACCTGCCGTTCGACGCCAACACGCTGCTGTCCATCTACGACCACTGCCTGCGCAGCGTCGACTACGTGAACGTGGTCGTGGCCGGCAAGCAGCCGGCCCCGAACTGGCTCACCATGGACCAGGCCGTCGCGCACTGCGAGCGGGGCCTGGGCATCTTCGAGTGGGCCGGCACCGAGGTGCCCGGCACCGAACCCGACGTGGTGCTCGCCGCCGCCGGCGAGGTGCCCACCCTCGAGGTGCTCGCCGCCGCCGCGATCCTCCGCGACGCCATGCCCGACCTCAGCGTGCGCGTGGTCAACGTGGTCGACCTGATGCGGTTGCAGTCGGAAGACGACCACCCGCACGGCCTGAGCGACCGCGAGTTCGACGCCTACTTCACCGCGGACAAGCCCATCGTGTTCGCGTACCACGGCTACCCGTGGCTCATCCACCGTCTCACCTACAAGCGCCATGGCCATGGCAACCTGCACGCCCGCGGGTATAAGGAGAACGGAACGACGACGACGCCGTTCGACATGGTCATGCTCAACGACCTCGACCGGTACCACCTGGTGATGGATGTCATCGACCGGGTACCCGGACTCGGAGCCCGTGCCGGACTGCTTCGCCAGCAGATGCAGGATGCCCGCCTGCGTGCCCGGCAGTACACCCGCGATCATGGGGAAGACATTCCCGAGGTGACCGACTGGGTATGGGCTGGGAACGATGCCGCGGCAGCCGCCGCGCGCACACTAGACACCACCGGCGGGGATAACGTATAA
- the pta gene encoding phosphate acetyltransferase: MARSIYITSAEGNTGKSTIALGVLDTLLHSIERVGVFRPIARSKHKPDYVLELLLNHLQAGKPAGTNPATQPALTYDECVGVTYDDVHADPDAALARIVARYKAVEAQCDAVVVIGSDFTDVGSPTELAFNARIAANLGVPVLLVLAGRVAFGQGEGLSQSDQLGQSEPRTSDDIRQLTDVALAELQSEHVSLLGVVVNRADPANLNGLIASVREGVDNLPVTTDALHGAVVPVWAIPEDAFLVAPSMKTILEATHGTLVQGDPELLSREALSVVVAAMSMVNVLPYLTEGAVVVIPSDRPEVLLAALMANSSATFPSLAGVVLVGGFDLPESIAQLMKGLAPSVPIIRTDLASYEAALRITHTRGRLAADSQRKHDTALALFEQHVDGSALLDRLKVSRADVVTPLMFEYTLLERARQNRMRIVLPEGDDDRVLRAAATLLARDVADIIILGEEFEVRSRAIGLGLDLTRASVVSPFDDVLRMRFAEEYARLRAHKGVTIDQARDVVTDVSYFGTMMVQLGLADGMVSGASHTTAHTIRPSFEIIKTRPGVSVVSSVFLMALADRVLVYGDCAVNPDPTAAQLADIAISASETAIEFGIEPRIAMLSYSTGVSGNGADVEKVREATAIVRERRPDLAVEGPIQYDAAADAAVAAAKMPESEVAGKATVFIFPDLNTGNNTYKAVQRSAGAVAIGPVLQGLRKPINDLSRGALVQDIVNTVAITAIQAASLAAVVAAV; encoded by the coding sequence GTGGCTCGAAGCATCTACATCACCTCCGCCGAGGGAAATACCGGCAAATCTACTATCGCACTCGGCGTTCTCGACACCCTGTTGCACTCCATCGAGCGGGTGGGCGTCTTCCGCCCCATCGCCCGCTCGAAGCACAAGCCCGACTACGTGCTTGAACTGCTGCTCAACCACCTGCAGGCCGGCAAGCCCGCAGGCACCAACCCGGCCACCCAGCCGGCGCTGACCTACGACGAGTGCGTGGGCGTCACCTACGACGACGTGCACGCCGACCCGGATGCCGCGCTCGCGCGCATCGTGGCCCGCTACAAGGCCGTCGAGGCCCAGTGCGACGCCGTCGTGGTCATCGGCAGCGACTTCACCGACGTGGGCAGCCCCACTGAACTGGCCTTCAACGCCCGCATCGCCGCGAACCTCGGCGTTCCGGTGCTGCTCGTGCTCGCCGGCCGGGTGGCCTTCGGTCAGGGCGAGGGCCTCAGCCAGAGCGATCAGCTCGGCCAGAGCGAACCGCGCACCAGCGACGACATCCGCCAGCTCACCGATGTGGCGCTGGCCGAACTGCAGTCCGAGCACGTCTCGCTGCTCGGCGTCGTGGTCAACCGCGCCGACCCCGCCAACCTCAACGGCCTCATCGCCTCGGTGCGCGAGGGCGTCGACAACCTGCCCGTCACCACGGATGCCCTGCACGGCGCCGTCGTTCCGGTCTGGGCCATCCCCGAAGACGCGTTCCTCGTGGCGCCGAGCATGAAGACCATCCTCGAAGCCACCCACGGCACCCTGGTGCAGGGCGACCCCGAGCTGCTCTCCCGTGAAGCGCTCAGCGTGGTCGTGGCCGCCATGTCGATGGTCAACGTGCTGCCGTACCTCACCGAGGGCGCCGTCGTCGTCATCCCGAGCGACCGCCCCGAGGTGCTGCTCGCCGCCCTGATGGCCAACTCCTCCGCCACCTTCCCGTCGCTGGCCGGCGTGGTGCTCGTGGGCGGTTTCGACCTGCCCGAGTCCATCGCCCAGCTGATGAAGGGCCTCGCCCCGTCGGTGCCGATCATCCGCACCGACCTGGCCTCCTACGAAGCCGCGCTGCGGATCACCCACACCCGCGGCCGCCTGGCCGCCGACTCGCAGCGCAAGCACGACACTGCCCTGGCGTTGTTCGAGCAGCACGTCGACGGTTCCGCCCTGCTCGACCGGCTCAAGGTGAGCCGCGCCGACGTGGTCACCCCGCTGATGTTCGAGTACACCCTGCTCGAGCGGGCTCGCCAGAACCGCATGCGCATCGTGCTGCCCGAGGGCGACGACGACCGCGTGCTGCGTGCCGCCGCCACCCTGCTGGCCCGCGACGTGGCCGACATCATCATCCTGGGCGAAGAGTTCGAGGTGCGCTCGCGCGCCATCGGCCTGGGCCTCGACCTCACCCGCGCCTCCGTCGTCAGCCCGTTCGACGACGTGCTGCGGATGCGTTTCGCCGAGGAATACGCCCGCCTCCGCGCCCACAAGGGCGTCACCATCGACCAGGCGCGCGACGTCGTCACCGACGTCTCGTACTTCGGCACCATGATGGTGCAGCTGGGACTGGCCGACGGCATGGTCTCCGGCGCCTCGCACACCACGGCGCACACCATCCGGCCCAGCTTCGAGATCATCAAGACCCGCCCCGGCGTGTCCGTCGTCTCGAGCGTGTTCCTGATGGCCCTGGCCGACCGGGTGCTCGTCTACGGCGACTGCGCGGTCAACCCCGACCCCACTGCCGCTCAGCTCGCGGACATCGCCATCTCGGCGTCGGAGACGGCCATCGAGTTCGGCATCGAGCCGCGCATCGCGATGCTGTCGTACTCCACCGGCGTCTCCGGCAACGGTGCGGATGTCGAAAAGGTGCGGGAGGCCACCGCGATCGTTCGCGAACGCCGCCCCGACCTGGCCGTCGAAGGCCCGATCCAGTACGACGCCGCCGCGGATGCCGCAGTGGCCGCCGCGAAGATGCCGGAGTCCGAGGTCGCCGGCAAGGCGACGGTCTTCATCTTCCCCGACCTCAACACCGGCAACAACACCTACAAGGCGGTGCAGCGCAGTGCTGGCGCCGTGGCGATCGGCCCCGTCCTGCAGGGCCTGCGCAAACCCATCAACGACCTTTCCAGAGGAGCCCTCGTGCAGGACATCGTGAACACCGTGGCGATCACCGCCATCCAGGCCGCATCGCTCGCAGCGGTGGTGGCAGCCGTATGA
- a CDS encoding acetate kinase has translation MTAILVINSGSSSFKYQLIDIDTETELAGGLVERIGEGTGHARHTNTASEAGRQEQNLPIPDHTAGFDVMIAAFAAHGPQLSEANLIAVGHRVVQGGSIFTGPTVIDDAVQQQISDLADLAPLHNPAHVQGIVAARTNFPDVPHVAVFDTSFHQTMPAAAYTYAINRALAAEHSIRRYGFHGSSHKFVSEAAAEFLGRPLSELKTIVLHLGNGASVCAVDGGKSIDTSMGLTPLQGLVMGTRSGDIDPAVLFHLHRKAGLSIEELDTMLNKQSGMLGLTGSGDMRDVEDASVAGDAVAQAALDVYYHRIKGYVGNYIAQLGGLDVIVFTAGVGENSGIIRAGALAGLEGLGIEIDPAKNDPFSRVARVVSTDASRVTVLVIPTNEELEIARETRAVI, from the coding sequence ATGACCGCCATCCTCGTCATCAACTCCGGCTCGTCGTCGTTCAAGTACCAGCTGATCGACATCGACACCGAAACCGAACTGGCCGGCGGACTCGTCGAGCGCATCGGTGAGGGCACCGGACACGCCCGCCACACCAACACCGCCTCTGAGGCCGGCCGCCAGGAGCAGAACCTGCCGATCCCCGACCACACCGCCGGCTTCGACGTGATGATCGCCGCGTTCGCCGCGCACGGCCCGCAGCTGTCCGAGGCGAACCTCATCGCCGTGGGCCACCGCGTCGTGCAGGGTGGCAGCATCTTCACCGGCCCCACCGTGATCGACGACGCCGTGCAGCAGCAGATCAGCGACCTCGCCGACCTCGCCCCGCTGCACAACCCCGCACACGTGCAGGGCATCGTCGCGGCGCGCACGAACTTCCCCGACGTGCCCCACGTCGCGGTGTTCGACACCTCGTTCCACCAGACCATGCCGGCCGCCGCGTACACCTACGCGATCAACAGGGCCCTCGCCGCGGAGCACAGCATCCGCCGGTACGGTTTCCACGGCAGCTCGCACAAGTTCGTCTCAGAGGCCGCAGCCGAGTTCCTCGGCCGCCCGCTGAGCGAACTGAAGACCATCGTGCTGCACCTCGGCAACGGTGCGTCGGTCTGCGCCGTCGACGGCGGCAAGTCCATCGACACGTCGATGGGCCTCACCCCGCTGCAGGGCCTCGTCATGGGCACCCGCTCCGGCGACATCGACCCCGCCGTGCTGTTCCACCTGCACCGCAAGGCCGGCCTGTCGATCGAAGAGCTCGACACGATGCTCAACAAGCAGAGCGGCATGCTCGGACTCACCGGCAGCGGCGACATGCGCGACGTCGAAGACGCATCCGTGGCCGGCGACGCCGTGGCCCAGGCTGCGCTCGACGTCTACTACCACCGCATCAAGGGCTACGTGGGCAACTACATCGCCCAGCTCGGCGGCCTCGACGTGATCGTCTTCACGGCCGGTGTCGGCGAGAACTCCGGCATCATCCGCGCCGGCGCCCTGGCCGGCCTCGAGGGCCTCGGCATCGAGATCGACCCGGCCAAGAACGACCCGTTCTCCAGGGTCGCCCGCGTCGTGTCGACGGATGCCTCGCGCGTCACCGTGCTCGTCATCCCCACCAACGAGGAGCTCGAGATCGCCCGCGAAACCCGCGCGGTCATCTAA
- a CDS encoding YccF domain-containing protein, with amino-acid sequence MRTLLNLIWLVLSGFWLFLGYAAAGIVLCILIVTIPWGIASFRIGAYALWPFGRTVVAKQTSGAFSFLGNVIWVILAGWWLALAHIVSGIALCITIIGIPLGIADFKMVPISLAPLGKEIVPTAGEFDRARARQA; translated from the coding sequence GTGCGCACACTCCTCAACCTGATCTGGCTCGTGCTGAGCGGCTTCTGGCTGTTCCTGGGCTACGCGGCCGCCGGCATCGTGCTCTGCATCCTCATCGTCACGATCCCCTGGGGCATCGCGTCGTTCCGCATCGGCGCCTACGCGCTCTGGCCGTTCGGCCGCACCGTCGTGGCCAAGCAAACCAGCGGCGCCTTCTCCTTCCTCGGCAATGTGATCTGGGTGATCCTGGCCGGCTGGTGGCTCGCCCTCGCCCACATCGTCTCCGGGATCGCGCTGTGCATCACCATCATCGGCATCCCGCTGGGCATCGCCGACTTCAAGATGGTGCCCATCTCGCTCGCCCCGCTCGGCAAGGAGATCGTGCCCACCGCGGGTGAGTTCGACCGCGCCCGCGCCCGACAGGCCTAG
- a CDS encoding CinA family protein, whose product MSIESVRRTASRHHAMPWATVIEPKSAEEQQAQISALAGRIGLLAEADRLTVVVAESLTAGRISQALGAAPASSEWFGGGVIAHQDAARHRLLGVQPGPVVSAECAEQMARAVMENVGADVSVAVTGVSGPGPEEGQPAGTVFISVSTRSAVRTFPHRFEGSPEAVVALTTISALRHLREVLLD is encoded by the coding sequence ATGTCTATCGAATCTGTTCGAAGAACGGCCAGCCGGCATCACGCGATGCCGTGGGCTACCGTCATCGAGCCGAAGAGCGCCGAGGAACAACAGGCGCAGATTTCGGCGCTGGCCGGACGGATCGGGCTGCTCGCCGAGGCGGACAGATTGACCGTCGTGGTGGCGGAATCGCTGACCGCCGGTCGGATCTCGCAGGCGCTCGGCGCAGCCCCGGCCTCGTCGGAGTGGTTCGGTGGAGGCGTGATCGCCCACCAGGATGCGGCCAGACACCGCCTCCTGGGGGTCCAGCCCGGGCCGGTCGTCTCCGCTGAGTGTGCGGAACAGATGGCCAGAGCCGTGATGGAAAACGTCGGCGCGGATGTCAGCGTGGCGGTGACCGGCGTCAGCGGTCCGGGACCGGAGGAGGGGCAACCGGCCGGGACGGTGTTCATCAGTGTCAGCACTCGGTCCGCGGTGCGAACCTTTCCCCACCGGTTCGAGGGTTCACCTGAGGCCGTGGTCGCCCTCACCACCATCAGTGCGCTGAGGCACCTCAGAGAGGTCCTCCTGGACTAG
- a CDS encoding manganese catalase family protein has protein sequence MYFHVQRLIHDIAQDEPDPAAANALQEGLGGQFGEMRTMMQYLFQSMNFRGPAAKPYRDLIQGIGTEEISHVELIGTTISRLLDGSPRYNGKVTDPLDKAGSGGAIPLEIALDHSNIHHYLVGAQGALPVDAVGNPWSGSYVYNSGNLVLDLLYNLMLESTGRLQKCRIYEMTQNKTARSTIAYLIVRDQAHENAYAKALETLGVHWNTLLPIPKTNAEKFPEVKKLLDLKLHSKQYTFDLAGQSEAGKIFQGMSPSKDGTKLVADEQAPEGVPSVIAGERMEEFAPGLDPALMELIQATADMEMAEVDVSYGPVPTE, from the coding sequence ATGTACTTCCACGTGCAGCGACTCATCCACGACATTGCTCAGGACGAACCGGATCCGGCCGCGGCCAACGCGCTCCAGGAGGGCCTCGGCGGCCAGTTCGGTGAGATGCGCACCATGATGCAGTATCTCTTCCAGTCGATGAACTTCCGCGGTCCGGCGGCCAAGCCGTACCGGGACCTGATTCAAGGCATCGGCACCGAGGAGATCAGCCACGTCGAACTCATCGGCACCACCATCTCCCGACTGCTGGATGGCTCGCCCCGGTACAACGGCAAGGTCACCGATCCGCTTGACAAGGCCGGCTCCGGCGGGGCCATTCCCCTGGAGATCGCCCTCGACCACAGCAACATCCACCACTACCTCGTCGGCGCGCAGGGCGCGCTGCCGGTGGACGCGGTGGGCAACCCGTGGAGCGGCAGCTACGTCTACAACTCCGGCAACCTTGTGCTCGACCTGCTCTACAACCTCATGCTGGAGTCCACCGGCCGGCTGCAGAAGTGCCGCATCTACGAGATGACCCAGAACAAGACCGCGAGGTCCACGATTGCCTACCTGATCGTGCGCGACCAGGCCCACGAGAACGCCTACGCCAAGGCCCTGGAGACCCTGGGCGTGCATTGGAACACGCTGCTGCCGATCCCCAAGACCAATGCGGAAAAATTTCCCGAGGTGAAGAAGCTGCTCGACCTGAAACTGCACAGCAAGCAGTACACCTTCGACTTGGCCGGCCAGTCGGAAGCCGGCAAGATCTTCCAGGGCATGTCCCCCTCGAAGGACGGCACGAAGCTGGTCGCCGATGAGCAGGCGCCGGAGGGGGTGCCATCCGTGATCGCCGGCGAGCGGATGGAGGAGTTCGCTCCTGGCCTCGACCCGGCGCTGATGGAGCTGATCCAGGCCACCGCCGACATGGAGATGGCTGAGGTGGACGTGTCCTACGGGCCGGTCCCGACCGAATGA
- a CDS encoding YihY/virulence factor BrkB family protein, with protein MARNDTSERDAPAPSPDDPRKPDSPGEVSKPSWKYALKKTLREFTADQCTDIAAALTYYAVLALFPALIALISLLGVFGQGERSVDTILDLVNQVAPGGTADVLREPLEQFSSSPSAGFALIFGIVLAIWSASGYVGAFSRAMNRIYEIEEGRPFWKLRPMQLFVTIVTILLILIMLVILIVSGPVTDAVGSALGLGETVQIVWSVAKWPILALAVVLIIAILYYATPNAKQPKFRWISLGALLALITLVIASFLFGLYITNFSNYDRTYGSLAGVIVFLLWLWIANLALLFGAEFDAELERGRQLQAGIAAEEDIQLPPRDTRKSDKAAEKERADVADGRKIRTEAADRLDNKR; from the coding sequence GTGGCCCGCAACGACACCAGTGAGAGGGACGCCCCCGCTCCCTCGCCCGACGATCCCCGCAAGCCGGATTCGCCGGGCGAGGTGAGCAAGCCGTCTTGGAAGTACGCGCTGAAAAAGACTCTGCGCGAATTCACCGCTGACCAGTGCACCGATATCGCGGCGGCGCTGACCTACTACGCCGTGTTGGCGCTGTTCCCGGCTCTGATCGCGTTGATCTCGCTGCTGGGCGTTTTCGGCCAGGGCGAGCGGTCCGTGGACACCATTCTCGACCTCGTCAACCAGGTGGCTCCCGGCGGCACGGCCGACGTGCTGCGCGAACCGCTCGAGCAGTTCAGCTCGTCGCCGTCAGCCGGGTTCGCCCTGATCTTCGGTATCGTGCTGGCCATCTGGTCGGCATCCGGCTACGTCGGCGCGTTCAGCCGGGCCATGAACCGGATCTACGAGATCGAAGAGGGCCGGCCGTTCTGGAAGCTGCGCCCCATGCAGCTGTTCGTGACGATCGTCACCATCCTCCTGATCTTGATCATGCTCGTGATCCTGATCGTGTCCGGCCCCGTCACAGATGCTGTGGGTAGCGCCCTCGGCCTCGGCGAGACCGTGCAGATCGTCTGGTCCGTCGCGAAGTGGCCGATCCTGGCCCTGGCCGTGGTGCTGATCATCGCGATCCTCTATTACGCCACACCGAACGCCAAGCAGCCCAAGTTTCGCTGGATCAGCCTGGGTGCGCTGCTCGCGCTGATCACCCTGGTGATCGCATCGTTCCTGTTCGGGCTCTACATCACCAACTTCTCCAACTACGACCGAACCTACGGGTCGCTGGCCGGCGTCATCGTGTTCCTCCTCTGGCTCTGGATCGCCAATCTGGCCCTGCTCTTCGGCGCCGAGTTCGACGCTGAGCTCGAGAGGGGCCGGCAGCTCCAGGCCGGTATCGCCGCGGAGGAGGACATCCAGCTGCCCCCGCGGGACACCCGCAAGAGCGACAAGGCCGCCGAGAAGGAACGGGCCGACGTCGCCGACGGGCGGAAGATCCGCACTGAAGCGGCCGACCGCCTCGACAACAAGCGCTGA
- a CDS encoding DUF3618 domain-containing protein — protein MSDYDTTSSDPEVLRAQIEQTRRGLGADVDALADKVTPGKIMDRQKDKVKGVFNSAKDKVMGTASEVGDSIGGAADGVSGSAHNAVSQVKGNPLAVGLIAFGVGWLVSSLLPASTVEKKVAANVKEAAEPLVSEVKDAAKDMGENLKQPLADAADAVKGTATDAADTVKSETTSSADEVRDTAKHAGQATV, from the coding sequence ATGAGTGATTACGACACGACCAGCTCCGACCCAGAGGTCCTGCGGGCTCAGATCGAACAAACCCGCCGTGGCCTGGGTGCCGACGTTGACGCATTGGCCGACAAGGTGACGCCGGGCAAGATCATGGACCGCCAGAAAGACAAGGTCAAAGGCGTTTTCAACTCTGCGAAGGACAAGGTCATGGGCACAGCTTCAGAAGTCGGCGACTCCATCGGCGGAGCGGCCGACGGCGTGTCGGGCAGCGCGCACAACGCGGTCTCCCAGGTCAAGGGCAACCCGCTTGCGGTGGGCCTCATCGCGTTCGGTGTCGGCTGGCTGGTGTCGTCGCTGCTCCCGGCCAGCACCGTCGAAAAGAAGGTCGCGGCCAACGTGAAGGAGGCCGCGGAGCCGCTGGTGAGCGAGGTCAAGGACGCCGCCAAGGACATGGGCGAGAACCTCAAGCAGCCCCTCGCCGACGCCGCCGATGCCGTCAAGGGCACCGCGACGGATGCCGCCGACACCGTGAAGTCCGAAACCACCTCGTCCGCCGACGAGGTGCGTGACACGGCCAAGCACGCTGGCCAGGCCACCGTCTAA
- a CDS encoding phage holin family protein, giving the protein MSDLPTPSERKAADTSLGDLLSEVTRDVSVLMRQEVDLAKAEVRQSATRAGKGAGMLGGAGYAGHLTVLFLSFAAWWGLAQVINIAWAAVIVAVVWAIVAAVLFVVGRNELKSIKGAPETVNSLKQIPDALKRNEENR; this is encoded by the coding sequence ATGAGTGACCTGCCCACCCCATCTGAACGCAAGGCGGCAGACACCTCACTCGGCGACCTGCTGAGCGAGGTCACCCGCGATGTGTCCGTACTGATGCGCCAGGAGGTCGACCTGGCCAAGGCCGAGGTACGCCAGTCGGCCACCCGGGCCGGCAAGGGCGCAGGGATGCTCGGCGGGGCCGGTTATGCCGGCCACCTCACCGTGCTCTTCCTGTCGTTCGCGGCCTGGTGGGGGCTCGCCCAGGTGATCAACATCGCCTGGGCGGCCGTGATCGTCGCCGTGGTCTGGGCCATCGTGGCGGCCGTGCTGTTCGTCGTCGGTCGGAACGAGCTGAAGTCCATCAAGGGCGCACCCGAAACCGTCAATTCCCTAAAGCAGATCCCGGACGCACTGAAACGAAACGAGGAAAACCGATGA
- a CDS encoding SDR family oxidoreductase — translation MTTPNEDPTTKYFSDGFPKQEQEQPGLTGATDPRPDHGEDTYAGSGKLTGKRALITGGDSGIGRAVAIAYAREGADVAISYLSDEQQDAEETAELIRAAGRTALLLPGDIRDEEHCISIVNETVTGLGGLDILVLNAAYQENRDGLENLPTAEFDRVFKTNLYATLWIARTAIPHLAPGSSIISTSSIQASSPSPELIDYAMTKAALVAFTQALAQQLGSTGVRVNAVAPGPIWTPLIPATSWPDKLPTFGQETPLGRAGQPAELASAYVFLASPEASYISGAVVPVTGGRGF, via the coding sequence ATGACCACCCCGAACGAAGACCCCACCACCAAGTACTTCTCCGACGGCTTCCCCAAGCAGGAGCAGGAACAGCCGGGCCTGACCGGTGCCACCGATCCCCGGCCGGACCACGGCGAGGACACCTATGCCGGCAGCGGCAAGCTCACCGGCAAGCGGGCGCTGATCACCGGCGGCGATTCCGGCATCGGCCGCGCCGTCGCCATCGCCTATGCCAGGGAGGGCGCCGACGTCGCCATCTCCTACCTGTCAGACGAGCAGCAGGATGCCGAGGAGACCGCCGAGCTCATTCGCGCCGCCGGGCGCACGGCCCTGCTGCTGCCCGGCGACATCCGCGACGAGGAGCACTGCATCTCCATCGTGAACGAGACTGTGACCGGCCTCGGCGGGCTGGACATCCTGGTGCTCAACGCCGCGTACCAGGAGAACCGTGACGGCTTGGAGAACCTGCCCACCGCTGAGTTCGATCGGGTCTTCAAGACCAACCTGTATGCCACCCTGTGGATCGCCCGCACCGCGATCCCGCACCTGGCCCCCGGCTCGTCGATCATCTCGACGTCGTCGATCCAGGCGTCGAGCCCGTCGCCGGAGCTTATCGACTACGCCATGACCAAGGCCGCCCTCGTGGCCTTCACCCAGGCGCTCGCCCAGCAACTGGGTTCCACCGGGGTGCGGGTCAACGCCGTCGCGCCCGGCCCCATCTGGACCCCGCTGATCCCGGCGACGTCATGGCCCGACAAGCTGCCCACCTTCGGCCAGGAGACCCCGTTGGGCCGCGCGGGCCAGCCGGCCGAACTGGCCTCCGCCTATGTGTTCCTGGCCTCGCCGGAGGCCTCGTACATCTCGGGCGCCGTCGTGCCGGTCACCGGCGGTCGCGGCTTTTAA